Within candidate division WOR-3 bacterium, the genomic segment ATCAATTACTCCGCAGAAGGAGTCTCCTTCTTCTGCCATTTCCGGCGGAACTTCTCCACCTGCCCGGCGGTATCCACCAACTTCTGCTTTCCCGTGAAGAGGGGATGACATTGGGAACAGATCTCAACATTGATCTTCGGCTTGGTCGCTCGGGTTTTTATCTGATTGCCACAGGCGCAGGTGATGATGCATTCCACATATT encodes:
- the rpmE gene encoding 50S ribosomal protein L31: MKKGIHPKYVECIITCACGNQIKTRATKPKINVEICSQCHPLFTGKQKLVDTAGQVEKFRRKWQKKETPSAE